The following coding sequences are from one Chelonoidis abingdonii isolate Lonesome George chromosome 4, CheloAbing_2.0, whole genome shotgun sequence window:
- the PRR33 gene encoding proline-rich protein 33, whose amino-acid sequence MLITVTPPYEPASLHPQIPPPAILPKPGKDNLKLQKLLKKVAKKNAPLASQQAKSFQSNLSPVSEASPDLEHSERSSPLKTPETLTHITIRLPPRFSIKPVIHHVSSPFPKAKPFTLKVTEQRRISEHLKLSVSPAASPVHGQSPWQPKGMTKPDTPTQLPSPQAHSIFIFPDPPVSISPVTEAPVEVTHVTKVHACVHSVQAPRAKTPLPDLLSTALSSEDRQPSAANTDKSHSEPPPRLAPVTLNAEETGAATPKSKDSMLPTTTAKPPYKTLKSSTPREPVGTAFPSPRMLYPQFSRPETPGSDRARSRTEWVPELPEPHSKSLRPMTPHTAQKQEATVPANNTKAFPTEAKEELVIQPQPTATIPSTSPFPKAESPPPSVDKARPLTAKLSGWSRLKKHLTVEPEGCQFPETEQAKPEQEEAGSKAESSQGNANQDNRLIKSRATKMWDAILYQMTALKRRKQQEEEKGIRKEEGFSFQCRLPLLHRPRFDARKLKELASKPMTKITTMLESSLLHRKTPEETKNFNRTASGWQFK is encoded by the coding sequence ATGCTGATCACTGTAACACCACCTTATGAGCCAGCATCCCTCCATCCACAAATTCCACCCCCTGCCATACTTCCGAAACCCGGGAAGGACAATCTTAAGCTCCAGAAACTCTTGAAGAAAGTTGCAAAGAAGAATGCACCACTAGCCTCCCAGCAAGCCAAATCGTTCCAGTCCAACCTCTCCCCAGTGAGTGAGGCCAGCCCAGACCTAGAGCACAGCGAGCGCTCATCTCCGCTGAAGACCCCAGAAACGTTGACGCACATCACCATCCGTCTCCCTCCCCGGTTCTCCATCAAGCCAGTCATCCACCACGTCTCATCTCCTTTCCCGAAGGCCAAGCCATTCACGCTCAAAGTAACCGAGCAGAGGAGAATCTCTGAACACCTCAAGCTCTCAGTCTCTCCAGCAGCATCGCCTGTGCACGGGCAGTCCCCATGGCAACCAAAAGGAATGACAAAACCAGACACGCCCACCCAGCTGCCCTCTCCACAGGCACATTCTATATTCATTTTCCCTGACCCTCCTGTTTCCATCTCACCTGTCACAGAAGCCCCAGTGGAGGTTACTCATGTCACCAAAGTGCATGCATGTGTCCATAGTGTGCAGGCACCCAGAGCGAAGACTCCCTTACCAGACCTGTTGTCTACAGCCCTCAGCAGTGAGGACAGGCAGCCATCGGCAGCCAATACAGACAAAAGCCATTCAGAGCCACCTCCACGGCTGGCACCAGTCACTCTCAATGCCGAAGAGACTGGAGCTGCTACTCCCAAATCAAAGGACTCCATGCTTCCCACCACGACAGCAAAGCCCCCCTACAAAACCCTTAAGTCTTCAACTCCCAGAGAGCCTGTTGGGACTGCTTTCCCCAGTCCTCGGATGCTGTATCCTCAATTCAGTAGACCAGAAACCCCAGGAAGTGACAGAGCAAGATCCAGAACAGAGTGGGTTCCTGAACTTCCTGAGCCACACAGCAAAAGCCTAAGGCCAATGACTCCCCATACAGCTCAGAAGCAAGAGGCCACAGTGCCAGCTAACAATACAAAGGCTTTCCCCACAGAAGCCAAGGAAGAGCTGGTCATTCAACCACAGCCAACAGCCACCATTCCCAGTACCAGTCCTTTCCCCAAAGCTGAGTCTCCACCACCATCTGTGGATAAGGCCAGACCTCTTACAGCCAAGCTTAGTGGATGGTCTCGCCTCAAGAAGCACTTGACAGTGGAACCAGAGGGGTGCCAATTCCCAGAAACCGAGCAAGCCAAGCCTGAACAGGAGGAAGCAGGAAGTAAAGCAGAAAGCTCTCAAGGTAATGCCAACCAAGACAACAGGCTGATTAAATCAAGGGCCACCAAAATGTGGGACGCCATTTTATATCAGATGACAGCCCTCAAGAGGAGAAAGCagcaagaggaagaaaaagggaTAAGGAAAGAGGAGGGATTCTCATTCCAGTGCCGCCTGCCCCTTCTCCACAGGCCACGTTTTGATGCCCGGAAACTGAAAGAGCTAGCTTCCAAACCAATGACAAAGATCACCACCATGTTAGAATCAAGCCTGCTCCACCGCAAGACACCTGAGGAGACCAAGAATTTTAATAGGACTGCATCAGGGTGGCAGTTCAAGTGA